From a single Prionailurus bengalensis isolate Pbe53 chromosome A1, Fcat_Pben_1.1_paternal_pri, whole genome shotgun sequence genomic region:
- the EXOSC8 gene encoding exosome complex component RRP43, translating to MAAGFKTVEPLEYYRRFLKENCRPDGRELGEFRTTTVNIGSISTADGSALVKLGNTTVICGIKAEFAAPPTDAPDKGYVVPNVDLPPLCSSRFRSGPPGEEAQVASQFIADVIENSQIIQKEDLCISPGKLSWVLYCDIICLDYDGNILDACTFALLAALKNVQLPEVTINEETALAEVNLKKKSYLNIRTHPVATSFAVFDDTLLIVDPTGEEEHLATGTLTVVMDEEGKLCCLHKPGGSGLTGAKLQDCMSRAVTRHKEVKKLMDEVIKSMKPK from the exons ATGGCGGCCGGGTTCAA AACTGTGGAACCCCTGGAGTATTACAGGAGATTTCTG aaagagaactGCCGTCCAGATGGAAGAGAACTTGGTGAATTCAGAACCACAACTGTGAACATAG GTTCAATTAGTACTGCAGATGGTTCTGCTTTAGTGAAGCTGGGAAATACTACAGTAATTTGTGGAATTAAGGCG GAATTTGCAGCACCACCAACAGATGCCCCTGATAAAGGATATGTTG TTCCTAATGTGGATCTACCACCTCTGTGTTCGTCGAGATTTCGGTCTGGACCTCCTGGAGAAGAGGCCCAAGTGGCTAGCCAGTTCATTGCAGATGTCATTGAAAA TTCACAGATAATTCAGAAAGAGGACTTATGCATTTCTCCAGGAAAG CTTTCTTGGGTTCTGTACTGTGATATCATTTGCCTGGACTATGATGGGAACATCTTGGATGCCTGTACATTTGCTTTGTTAGCagctttaaaaaatg TACAGCTACCAGAAGTTactataaatgaagaaactgccTTAGCAGAAgttaatttaaagaagaaaagttacTTGAATATTAGAACTCATCCAGTTGCAACTTCTTTTGCTGTATTTGATGA cactcTGCTCATAGTTGACCCTACTGGAGAGGAGGAACATCTGGCAACAGGAACCTTAACAGTAGTAATGGATGAGGAAGGCAAACTATGTTGTCTTCACAAACCAG GTGGAAGTGGGCTGACTGGAGCTAAACTTCAGGACTGTATGAGCCGAGCAGTTACCagacacaaagaagtaaaaaagctAATGGATGAAGTAATTAAGAGTATGAAACCCAAATAA